A segment of the Aureimonas sp. SA4125 genome:
GATGGCGGCGCAGATCCAGGCGCTGGGGGTCAGGCCCGAGATCGAGATCTTCGACACCGGCCATCTCGTCCTGGCGCAATGGCTGGAGAAACAGGGCCTCCTCGACGGCCCGGTCCTGGTGCAGCTCTGCATGGGCATTCCCTGGGGCGCGCCGGACGACATCGGCACGCTGATGGCCATGGTGAACAACCTGCCGAAGGACTGGATTTTTTCGGCCTTCTCGATCGGCCGCAACCAGCTCCCCTATGCGGCGCTCGCGGCCCTCGCCGGCGGCAATGTGCGTGTCGGGCTCGAGGACAATCTCTGGCTCGGCAAGGGCGTGCTCGCCTCGAACGGCGATCTCGTCGCGGCGGCGAAGACGACGCTGACCTCGATGGGCGCAAAGGTCCTCACCCCCGCCGAGACGCGGGCGAAGCTGCACCTCAAGAAGCGGACGTAAGGGCCATGGACGGAATCAGGAAAGTCGCCGTCATCGGTGGCGGCGTCATCGGCGGCGGCTGGGTCGCGCGCTTTGCCCAGAACGGGCACGACGTCGCCGTCTACGACCCCGACCCGGAGGCCGAGCGCAAGCTCGCCGGGCTGATGGAGAATGCCGCGCGCGCCTTCGCCGCGCTGATCCCGGGCGACAGGCCTGATTTCGGCACGGTGCGCTTCGTTTCGACCTTAAGGGAAGCTGTCGAAGATGCCGATCTGATTCAGGAAAGTGCGCCCGAGCAGCTGGCGCTGAAGCAGAAGATCCTTGGCGAGATCGACGTCCACGCGCGGGCCGGCGCTCTCGTCGCTTCCTCGACCTCGGGTCTCCTGCCGAGCGACCTGCAGCAGGCGATGCGGCGGCCCGAGCGGCTGTTCGTCGCCCACCCCTTCAACCCCGTCTATCTCGTGCCGCTGGTCGAGCTCGTCGCCGGCGCGGCGACGGCGCCCGAGACGATCGAGACGGCCAAGCGTTTCTACGCCGCGCTCGGCATGAAGCCGCTGCACGTTCGCAAGGAGATCGACGCCTTCATCGGCGACCGCCTGCTCGAAGCGCTGTGGCGCGAGGCGCTGTGGCTCGTCAACGACGATGTCGCCACCGCCGAGGAGATCGACGACGTCATCCGCTATTCCTTCGGCCTGCGCTGGGCCCAGATGGGAATCTTCCAGGTCTACCGAATTGCCGGGGGCGAGGCCGGCATGCGCCACTTCATGGCGCAGTTCGGTCCCTGCCTGAAATGGCCGTGGACGAAGCTGATGGACGTGCCGGACCTCACCGACGCGCTCGTCGACAAGATCTCCGACCAGTCGGACGCGCAGGCTCATGGCCTGTCGATCCGCGACCTCGAGCGGATCCGCGACGACAACCTCGTCGCCATCATGCGCGCGCTGGCCGGCCAGGCGGGCGGCGCCGGCTGGGGCGCGGGCGAGCTGCTGAACACCTACGAGGCGAGCCTGGCCCAGCCGGCGCCGGCGGCTGCCGAGCCCGACATCACCCGGCCGCTCGACCTCCACACCGCGACCGTCCTGCGGGAATGGGCTGATTACAACGGCCACATGACCGAATACCGCTATCTCCAGGTACTGGGCGAGGCGACGGACGCGCTGCTGGCGCTGATCGGCCTCGACGCCGAGATGCTGGCCGCCGGCCGCAGCTTCTACACGGTCGAAAGCCATCTCCGGCACCTCGCCGAGTGCCGTGTCGGCGACCGGCTGGCGGTCTCGACACAGGTGCTCTCCAGCGACGGCAAGCGGCTGCGGATCTTCCACACGATAACGAACGCCACGAGCGGCGACGTCGTGGCGACGGGCGAGCACATGCTTCTGCATGTCGATACCACCAGCGGCAAGGCCGTGGCCGCCGCGCCGGCGCTTGCGCAGACGATGGAAAGCCTCGCGGCAGCACATGCGAGTCTTGCCGTTCCGGACGCGGCAGGGCGCGCTGTCGGACAGCCACGCTGAATGGCGAGGGGCGGGGGAGGTCGGGACGGGTGACAGCACCGCCGCGCCCGCCTTCGTCGGCCAATTGCCGGATACGCGCGACCGGATCGCGCGCACGGTCGCTGAACCCGACCGGCCCGATCGGGGACTCCTGCTGGAAAGGATGGCCGGTGACCCGGCCAACTATACGTTTTCGTTATCTTGTTGATCGCGCGGGAACGATTGCTAGTTCTGATCGAGGGGCACTGCCGCTCTTCGTGCATGGAAAGCGATTCTGCGATTGTCCCACGCCTATCTGAACCGCGTCAGCTCGGCGGTCCCCGAGAACGAAGTGCATCGTTATTTTCTTCGCTTCGCCGCCTCGCAACTGGTTGAGGATCCCCGCCGCCAGGCCGTCTTCAACCGCATGGCCGACAAGGGCGGGATCGAGCACCGCTATTCCTGCCTCGTTCCATCGGGCGATCCGGAAGGAGAGTGCCTGGATCAGGGCAATCTCTATCGGCGCGGGGCCTTTCCCGGCACGGCTCGGCGCATGGACATGTTCGAGGATCAGGCCCATCGGCTGGCGACGCGGGCGATCGGCGGGCTCGATCTCGGCAACGACATTCGCCGCATCACCCATCTGATCGTCGCCACCTGCACCGGCTTCTCGGCGCCCGGCATCGACCTCGAGATCGTCGCCCGTTGCGGCCTCGACCCCTCCGTCGAGCGCACGATGATCGGCTTCATGGGCTGCTATGCCGCGATCAACGCCCTGAAGCTCGCCCGCCACATCGTGCGCTCCGAGCCGGAGGCGAGGGTGCTCGTCGTCAACATCGAGCTCTGCACGCTGCATCTGCGCGAGACGAAGGACCTCGAAAAGCTTCTTTCCTTCTGTCTCTGGGGCGATGGCTGCACGGCGGCGCTCGTCACCGCCGATCCGGCGGGGATCCGGCTCGACAGTTTCAAGGCGCTGCTCGCCGCCGATACGGCCGATCTGATGAGCTGGAGCGTTCGCGACGACGGTTTCGACATGGTGCTCTCCGGCCGTGTCCCGCGCGCCATCGAGGAGACGCTGGAGACGTGCCGAGACGTCTTCCTGCGTGGGGCGGCGGTGAGGGACATCGATCTCTGGGCCGTCCATCCGGGTGGTCGCTCGGTGCTCGACGCCGTGGAGCGGGTGCTGGATCTTCCGGCAGACGCGCTCGGCCCCTCGCGAAAGGTGCTGCGCGACAGGGGCAACATGTCGTCGGCGACGGTGATGTTCGTGCTGGAGGAGATGCTGGCGACGGCCGAGCCCGGCATGCGCGGTTGCGGCATGGCCTTCGGCCCGGGCCTTACGGCGGAGACCATGCTGTTCGAGGCGGTGGGATGAGCTCCCGGCTGGCCCAGCGTGAGGTGATCCCGGAGATCCTCGACGACCTCGCCGAGGACGATCCCCGCGCCGTGGCCTCGCGCCGGGATCTCCGCCGCGTCAACGCGCTGATGTTCCAGGCCGGCATTACCCGAGGCCTCCTGTCCCGGCATCTCGCCGCGCCGCCGCGGCGCCTTCTCGAGATCGGGGCAGGGGATGGCAGCTTCATGCTGTCGCTGGCCCGCCGGCTCCACGGGCACTGGCCGAAGGTCGACCTCTTCCTCCTCGATCGCCAGAGCCTCGTCACTCGCGAGCGGATCGCGGAGTTCGCCGCCTTGGGCTGGACCGTCCATGTCGTCGAGGCCGACATCTTCGCCTGGGCAATGGATGCCGCGGACGAGCGATTCGATGCCGTCACCACCAACCTCTTCCTGCATCATTTCGAGGACGGCCCGCTCGCCGGATTGCTCGCGCGCCTGGCGCCGATGGCCCCGGTCTTCGTGGCCACCGAGCCGCGCCGCACGGCCTTTCCGCTGCTTGCCGCGCGGATGCTCTGGGCGATCGGCGCCAACGACGTGACGCGGCATGATGCTGCCGTCAGCGTTCGCGCCGGCTTTGCCGGCACCGAGCTCTCCGGGCTCTGGCCGGCAAGCCCGCTCTGCCGGCTGGAAGAGGGTCGCCGCGGTCTTTTCACCCACGCCTTCGCCGCCGTCACCGCGGCGCGTCCGGCATAGGGCTCGATTTCCCGGCGGCCGTCTCGCGGGCATCCCCGTCCTGTCGCCGTGCCTCGCCTTGATCCAGATCAAGGCACCCGCCCGTGCCCCGCGCTACCGGGAAAGTCATCGTGAGCCGGCTCGACCGGCGAGGCGGGACGATTACGGGCGACAGGGGGTCCAGGATGAAATTCGGTACGGAGGCGACGATCGCCGGCCTCGGAGCGCTGCTGGCGCTCCTGGCGGCACTGGCCGCGGCAGATGCGGCGTTCCAGAACCATGCCTATGTCCTGCTATTTGTCCTGGGCACGGCGGCCATCGTTCTCCTGCGCAACGACACGCCGGTCGGACAGTCGGTCGCGATCCTCGGCGTGCGCGACGACGGCGCCTATTGCGACGGCGTGGTGCGGGCCGGCGCCATCGCGACGGTTTTCTGGGGCGTCGTCGGCTTCCTCGTCGGTGCCGTCGTCGCCGCCCAACTCGCCTATCCCCAGCTCAACATCGAGCCCTGGTTCAATTTCGGCCGGATGCGGCCGTTGCATACGTCGGCGGTGGTCTTCGCCTTCTGCGGCAACGCCCTTCTCGCCACCTCCTTCTATGTCGTGCAGCGCACCTGCCGCGCGCGCCTCTTCGGCGGCAATCTCGCCTGGTGGGTATTCTGGGGGTACCAGCTCTTCATCGTCATGGCGGCGACCGGCTATCTCCTCGGCATCACCCAGAGCCGCGAATACGCCGAGCCCGAATGGTATGTCGACATCTTCCTGACGGTCGTCTGGGTCGCCTATCTCGTGGTCTTCATGGGCACGCTGATGAAGCGCAGCGAGCCGCACATCTACGTCGCGAACTGGTTCTATCTCGCGTTCATCGTGACGGTGGCGATGCTGCACGTCGTCAACAATCTCGCCGTTCCCGTCTCCTTCCTCGGCACCAAGAGCTACTCGGCCTTCTCGGGCGTCCAGGATGCGCTGACGCAGTGGTGGTACGGCCATAACGCCGTCGGCTTCTTCCTCACTGCCGGCTTCCTCGGCATGATGTACTACTTCATCCCGAAGCAGGCGAACCGGCCGGTCTACTCCTACCGTCTGTCGATCATCCACTTCTGGTCGCTGATCTTCCTCTACATCTGGGCCGGCCCGCATCACCTGCACTACACGGCGCTGCCAGACTGGGCGCAGACGCTCGGCATGGTGTTCTCGATCATGCTCTGGATGCCGTCCTGGGGCGGCATGATCAACGGCCTGATGACCTTGTCGGGTGCCTGGGACAAGCTGCGCACCGATCCGATCCTCAGGATGATGGTGCTGGCCGTCGCCTTCTACGGCATGGCGACCTTCGAGGGCCCGATGATGTCCATCAAGTCGGTCAACTCGCTCAGCCACTATACCGACTGGACCATCGGTCACGTCCACTCCGGCGCTCTCGGCTGGAACGGCATGATCACCTTCGGCGCGCTCTACTACCTCGTTCCGCGCCTGTGGAACCGCGAAGCCCTGTACAGCCTGAAGCTCGTCAGCTGGCACTTCTGGCTCGCCACCATCGGCATCGTCATCTACGCCGCGTCGATGTGGGTTTCCGGCATCATGCAGGGCCTGATGTGGCGCGAATACGATGCGCAGGGCGGCCTCGTCTACTCCTTCGCGGAGACGGTCGCGGCGCTCCATCCCTACTACCTCATGCGCCTCGGCGGCGGCCTTCTGTTCCTGGCGGGCGCCTTGGTGATGACCTTCAACCTTCTCATGACCATCCGCGGACCGGAGGCCGTCGCGGCCGCGGCGACCCCCGTGGCGGCGGAATAGGAGCGGCTCCGATGAAACTTCCCACCGCCCGCAGCCTGGTCAAGGGCCACGGCAAGATCGAGCGCAACGCGTCGCTCCTTCTCGTCCTCTCCCTCGTCGTCGTCATGATCGGCGGCGTCGTCGAGATCGTGCCACTGTTCTATCTCGAGAACACCATCGAGAAGGTCGAGGGCATGCGGCCCTACACGCCGCTGGAACTGGCCGGACGCGACGTCTACGTCCGCGAGGGCTGCTATACCTGCCACAGCCAGATGATCCGGCCATTCCGCGACGAGGTCGAGCGCTACGGTCACTATTCGCTCGCCGCCGAATCCATGTACGACCATCCCTTCCAGTGGGGGTCCAAGCGCACCGGGCCGGATCTGGCCCGTGTCGGCGGCCGCTATTCCGACGAGTGGCACGTCGCGCATCTGAAGGATCCACGTTCGGTCGTGCCGGAATCGGTGATGCCGACCTACACCTTCCTCGCCAATACCGAACTCGACGTCGACAACATCGGCGCAAACCTTGTCGCCAACCGCCATGTCGGCGTGCCCTACACCGACGAGATGATCGCCGAGGCCAAGGCCGATGCCCGCACGCAGGGCAGCGCCGCGGACCCGGCCGGCCTTCAGTCGCGCTATGCCAAGGCCGGTTCCCGCGACTTTGACGGCAATCCGGCCAAGCTCACCGAGATGGATGCACTCGTCGCCTATCTGCAGATGCTTGGCACCCTCGTCGACGTCGAAGCCTACAAGCCTGCTCCCGCCGAGACGCTGGAGACGAGCCAATGACGTACCACGCCCTGCGCGAGTTCGCGGACTCCTGGGCCCTG
Coding sequences within it:
- a CDS encoding carnitine 3-dehydrogenase; its protein translation is MDGIRKVAVIGGGVIGGGWVARFAQNGHDVAVYDPDPEAERKLAGLMENAARAFAALIPGDRPDFGTVRFVSTLREAVEDADLIQESAPEQLALKQKILGEIDVHARAGALVASSTSGLLPSDLQQAMRRPERLFVAHPFNPVYLVPLVELVAGAATAPETIETAKRFYAALGMKPLHVRKEIDAFIGDRLLEALWREALWLVNDDVATAEEIDDVIRYSFGLRWAQMGIFQVYRIAGGEAGMRHFMAQFGPCLKWPWTKLMDVPDLTDALVDKISDQSDAQAHGLSIRDLERIRDDNLVAIMRALAGQAGGAGWGAGELLNTYEASLAQPAPAAAEPDITRPLDLHTATVLREWADYNGHMTEYRYLQVLGEATDALLALIGLDAEMLAAGRSFYTVESHLRHLAECRVGDRLAVSTQVLSSDGKRLRIFHTITNATSGDVVATGEHMLLHVDTTSGKAVAAAPALAQTMESLAAAHASLAVPDAAGRAVGQPR
- a CDS encoding type III polyketide synthase; its protein translation is MSHAYLNRVSSAVPENEVHRYFLRFAASQLVEDPRRQAVFNRMADKGGIEHRYSCLVPSGDPEGECLDQGNLYRRGAFPGTARRMDMFEDQAHRLATRAIGGLDLGNDIRRITHLIVATCTGFSAPGIDLEIVARCGLDPSVERTMIGFMGCYAAINALKLARHIVRSEPEARVLVVNIELCTLHLRETKDLEKLLSFCLWGDGCTAALVTADPAGIRLDSFKALLAADTADLMSWSVRDDGFDMVLSGRVPRAIEETLETCRDVFLRGAAVRDIDLWAVHPGGRSVLDAVERVLDLPADALGPSRKVLRDRGNMSSATVMFVLEEMLATAEPGMRGCGMAFGPGLTAETMLFEAVG
- a CDS encoding methyltransferase domain-containing protein, which encodes MSSRLAQREVIPEILDDLAEDDPRAVASRRDLRRVNALMFQAGITRGLLSRHLAAPPRRLLEIGAGDGSFMLSLARRLHGHWPKVDLFLLDRQSLVTRERIAEFAALGWTVHVVEADIFAWAMDAADERFDAVTTNLFLHHFEDGPLAGLLARLAPMAPVFVATEPRRTAFPLLAARMLWAIGANDVTRHDAAVSVRAGFAGTELSGLWPASPLCRLEEGRRGLFTHAFAAVTAARPA
- the ccoN gene encoding cytochrome-c oxidase, cbb3-type subunit I — translated: MKFGTEATIAGLGALLALLAALAAADAAFQNHAYVLLFVLGTAAIVLLRNDTPVGQSVAILGVRDDGAYCDGVVRAGAIATVFWGVVGFLVGAVVAAQLAYPQLNIEPWFNFGRMRPLHTSAVVFAFCGNALLATSFYVVQRTCRARLFGGNLAWWVFWGYQLFIVMAATGYLLGITQSREYAEPEWYVDIFLTVVWVAYLVVFMGTLMKRSEPHIYVANWFYLAFIVTVAMLHVVNNLAVPVSFLGTKSYSAFSGVQDALTQWWYGHNAVGFFLTAGFLGMMYYFIPKQANRPVYSYRLSIIHFWSLIFLYIWAGPHHLHYTALPDWAQTLGMVFSIMLWMPSWGGMINGLMTLSGAWDKLRTDPILRMMVLAVAFYGMATFEGPMMSIKSVNSLSHYTDWTIGHVHSGALGWNGMITFGALYYLVPRLWNREALYSLKLVSWHFWLATIGIVIYAASMWVSGIMQGLMWREYDAQGGLVYSFAETVAALHPYYLMRLGGGLLFLAGALVMTFNLLMTIRGPEAVAAAATPVAAE
- the ccoO gene encoding cytochrome-c oxidase, cbb3-type subunit II, translating into MKLPTARSLVKGHGKIERNASLLLVLSLVVVMIGGVVEIVPLFYLENTIEKVEGMRPYTPLELAGRDVYVREGCYTCHSQMIRPFRDEVERYGHYSLAAESMYDHPFQWGSKRTGPDLARVGGRYSDEWHVAHLKDPRSVVPESVMPTYTFLANTELDVDNIGANLVANRHVGVPYTDEMIAEAKADARTQGSAADPAGLQSRYAKAGSRDFDGNPAKLTEMDALVAYLQMLGTLVDVEAYKPAPAETLETSQ